Part of the Quercus lobata isolate SW786 chromosome 6, ValleyOak3.0 Primary Assembly, whole genome shotgun sequence genome, GCTAAACTTTTTCCTTGGTtcattattgatttattttgttaatttttccaAGCTCAAATAGttttaagcaaaaataaaactagCTAGCTGATCGCTAAATATTTGTCCTCAATAAGTTATCACAAcacaattgctttttttttttttgtaggtttcagttagcttaactagtaaaatctttgatggttgaataagagatctgaagtTCAATCCTCacttaaataaaaaactgattgatactttggtttaatgataaagagctatcatcaggagtagACGCCGTAGGTTgaaattatctaaaaaaatgtttaaaaaaaaatgtttaatgcaAGTGGTGAAGAAGTCTAACCCTAAAGGTTAGTCcggtagtttttattttttaaggtcTCATGAaatccataaattttttaattcaaaacttaTGGTAAGCATCttcaatacaaaaaattattaggtatgcCCCAAAGTATGATAATTTGGTGTTTCTTGTTCTCACATTTATGATAAACTccattttcaatttaattagtgagatcaatcatgaatgtgagagaagagaaagcatTATATCACCATATTATAGGAGTATCTAATAATTACTCCTTGGAACCATACCCAAGAGATTTCTGGCagtaattttctcatatttgtgGGATAGGAAAATTATACACACTCAAGAGAGTAACTAGACTTTCAAAGAGTTATGGACACATGCAAACAAAAGTATTAAAGTGGTTTTAAGAATATCCAACTTATACCCAGATGTGTGCCACTTGGCTCAAAAGCAAGTAAACTTTGGAGCACTGATCATATTGTACACTATCTAATACACACTGATAATACACACCTTAAGTATGCacactaataaaaattatgatatcCGGCTGTGTAAAATGTGGACATTGTGTAAACTAGTGTACATCAAGGAAAGtaaataaaacaacaatttccgtaaactttgttttatctcgcttcattgaataaaagagaaataaaagagCAAGTTCACTAACCTATTCCCATATCAAAACCACGGCTCCTAAGCTCTCTATATTCCTGACAAAGTGCACAAGTTTCACAGCAGAAGTGAACCAAGCAATCCACGCAGGGGTCCTCCGCCAAGTCATATTGCCCTCTCAACCTCGATCGGTAAAAACACGAGTACAAGCATGGTAAGGCAGTGAGACCCAGTAGTAGCCCATAAAGTGAACCACTTGCCGCACATGCTGCACCAAATATTCAAACATCAATCATATACTTTAAACATCAAATAAGACTAGTTTTGAGttccattaaaaaagaaaaaataaaatgcaccAATAGATTGTGCTTCGAAAACTTACAAACAGATCCCTTATTCACTATCTCTGCAATCTGTCCAAAGGTGATGCATGGGCATATACAAGTAATCAAACAGTTTGCTGGGTCATCAAAACAATGGCAAAGGCCTGTAGACCAAGGTGTTGCGGAGGGGATATATGAAGTAGGGTAAGATTGTCTAGGGGCCATGTTCAATGGACGTGGATATCCCTGTGGACCATATTTTCCATCCCCATCTGATGAAGAATACATTTCCTCTTATTGGTTCAGTTGAAGTATGTGAGAGAAAAAAGGTaagaaccaaaaagaaaactttGGAGTGAAGAAAAAGAGGGATTTTTTTGTTAGGAAGATAATGCCTGGGGAAGTTTCTAAGTGAGACTAGATATAACATGTAGGAACATTATCTTAATGTAAAAGTTTTAAGCCTGGAAATTTCGTACTCATACAGTCATATATACCTATATTAAACAtccttaaaaagaagaaaaagtgtTGAGTCTCATTTCCAAGAAATTGCTCGCTCCAAAGGTTGAAAACAATACTGTAATAAAAGTTTGCTCCTATCAGAAGAAGTTTGccatttaaaatctaaaatttagtatttgttttttaatctaCTTGCAAAGGATTGAGCTAGAATAAGACTCATTAAGTAAAAGTCATTTCTTCGTTGCAAAGGGTCAAACTCACTTGTCtttaaaacacattttttaagatCATAAGATATACTGTATATCTTATTCTTGGCAGCTACGTTCGGGccccaaaatttgaaagttgaaaatgGCAATGTATTCTATCAATGTGAAAGGATCATATCCCAATGTACGAAATATATAGAGTAGAGAATATGTAACATATAAAAAGACTTAGAGCTTACTAAACACCCGACATCTTATGGTGTCCACGTGAATCCAAATCATACACATTGAAGATGGTGAGATTTCGAGTTTCATTGTAATAGTCAAATGCAAATGACAAAATAAAGAACTTTAAttcatcaaaaataataataataattggatGTGAAGAGCGCAGAACTAGTTGTAATTCTTATTTGTTGGAAGactaaattgattaattttcaGAGTTGATGACCAGGTATGCCATTAACAGTATTACAGTAGATGACATATTGAAGATGCCTGTTAAGGTTTCCTGCATGGGAGAGAAGTTCATAATTCGTAGGACAAATATTCCAGTTTTGCGCAGATCATACTAccaaaatttcgaaaaaaatgtCTAATTTACTTCCTAAGCAAATACGTCACTTAACAATAAAATACCGattgaaaattctatttttcctGCTATTTATCTACTATCATTTGCTACCCAAATGCTCCATCGTGCATGTATATAATTGTCATAATGCAATTATTATGAGACCTATGCAATAAAGACAACCTgttgatttttgatttgaaaGCAAATTAAATCCGATTCTAATAGcaacaatattatatattattaaatcatCTTAAGAAAAgactatgaaaaaaaataacccTGATATATCATTTAAGTAAATCTTGAACACTtctatgttttattattattaatttttttttttttttggtataataaaatttatccaCCAACCCGCCCTTCCTAAAGCCCAAAGGAGAGGGCCAACTTGATTGTGCAGCTGAATTCTTTGattacttattatattcttt contains:
- the LOC115950307 gene encoding cell number regulator 2-like, which produces MYSSSDGDGKYGPQGYPRPLNMAPRQSYPTSYIPSATPWSTGLCHCFDDPANCLITCICPCITFGQIAEIVNKGSVSCAASGSLYGLLLGLTALPCLYSCFYRSRLRGQYDLAEDPCVDCLVHFCCETCALCQEYRELRSRGFDMGIGWQANMERQSRGVTLPPVVGGMTR